From a region of the Sphingopyxis sp. YR583 genome:
- a CDS encoding aspartate kinase, translated as MARIVMKFGGTSMAGTERIRTVAKLVAREVGQGNEVAVVVSAMAGETDRLVNFCREANPRYDPAEYDVVVAAGEQITSGLLALTLQAMGTPARSWLGWQLPIRTEEAHARARITDIDTGALAAAMAKGEVAVIPGFQGLMEDGRVSTLGRGGSDTSAVAVAAALKADRCDIYTDVDGVYTTDPRIVARARKLDYVTYEEMLELASVGAKVLQTRSVGLAMKEGVRVQVLSSFVEGDEAPKKGTMIVSDEEIEEHQMERQLITGIAHDKNEAKIIVTRVPDKPGAVANIFGPLAAAGINVDMIIQNVGREKGETDVTFTVPATDLLRSIDLLEGAKDKIGFNRIISDDKVAKISVVGVGMKSHAGVASTMFRALADRAINIQAISTSEIKVSVLIDEDETELAVRVLHTAYGLDAD; from the coding sequence CGCGAAGTCGGACAAGGCAACGAGGTCGCCGTCGTCGTCTCGGCGATGGCGGGCGAAACCGACCGGCTCGTCAACTTCTGCCGCGAGGCGAACCCGCGCTACGACCCCGCCGAATATGACGTCGTCGTGGCGGCGGGCGAACAGATCACTTCGGGCCTGCTAGCGCTGACCCTGCAGGCGATGGGTACGCCTGCGCGCAGTTGGCTCGGCTGGCAGCTCCCGATCCGCACCGAGGAAGCGCACGCCCGCGCGCGCATCACCGACATCGACACCGGCGCGCTCGCCGCCGCAATGGCGAAGGGCGAGGTTGCGGTTATCCCGGGCTTTCAGGGTCTGATGGAAGACGGCCGCGTTTCGACGCTCGGCCGCGGCGGGTCGGATACGAGTGCCGTCGCCGTCGCCGCGGCGCTCAAGGCCGATCGCTGCGACATCTACACCGACGTCGACGGCGTCTACACGACCGACCCGCGCATCGTCGCGCGGGCGCGCAAGCTCGACTATGTCACCTATGAAGAAATGCTCGAACTCGCGAGCGTCGGCGCGAAAGTGCTCCAGACCCGCTCGGTCGGGCTCGCGATGAAAGAGGGCGTGCGCGTGCAAGTCCTTTCGAGCTTTGTCGAAGGCGACGAGGCACCCAAAAAAGGCACGATGATCGTCAGCGACGAGGAAATAGAGGAACATCAGATGGAACGGCAGCTGATCACCGGCATCGCCCACGACAAGAATGAAGCGAAGATCATCGTGACGCGCGTTCCCGACAAGCCGGGCGCGGTCGCCAATATCTTCGGCCCGCTCGCCGCTGCGGGCATCAACGTCGACATGATCATCCAGAATGTCGGCCGCGAAAAGGGCGAGACCGACGTGACCTTCACCGTTCCCGCCACCGACCTGCTGCGTTCGATCGACCTGCTCGAAGGCGCGAAGGACAAGATCGGTTTCAACCGTATCATCAGCGACGACAAGGTCGCCAAGATCAGCGTCGTCGGTGTCGGGATGAAGAGCCACGCCGGCGTCGCGAGCACGATGTTCCGCGCGCTGGCCGATCGCGCCATCAACATTCAGGCGATCTCGACCAGCGAGATCAAGGTCAGCGTGCTGATCGACGAGGACGAGACCGAACTCGCGGTGCGTGTGCTGCACACCGCCTACGGACTCGACGCCGACTAA
- a CDS encoding inner membrane-spanning protein YciB has protein sequence MKTLLYALGPMLFDSLGVLVFAVLLVAGAGIVPATIAGTVVALGVVGYELARGKKVAALQWISLASVLLTAAATLFTGDPRFVMAKPTIVYLIVASVMLRRGWLNRYILPEQLALVGDVMDRFGMIWAGLMFASAALNLVVALFFTAWWPLFIGIFPLASKFGLFAVHVAVVHFVGQARLRRRAGGELQPLVAE, from the coding sequence ATGAAAACCTTGCTCTACGCGCTCGGACCGATGCTGTTCGACTCGCTCGGCGTGCTTGTTTTTGCGGTGCTGTTGGTTGCCGGCGCGGGGATTGTTCCGGCAACGATTGCGGGCACGGTCGTGGCGCTCGGCGTCGTCGGTTACGAACTGGCGCGCGGCAAGAAGGTCGCGGCGCTGCAATGGATCAGTCTGGCGTCGGTGCTGCTGACGGCCGCAGCGACGCTCTTTACCGGCGACCCGCGTTTCGTGATGGCGAAACCCACCATCGTCTATCTGATCGTCGCGTCGGTGATGCTCCGCCGCGGCTGGCTCAATCGCTATATCCTGCCCGAACAGCTTGCGCTTGTCGGCGACGTCATGGACCGGTTCGGCATGATCTGGGCTGGGCTGATGTTCGCGAGCGCGGCGCTGAACCTCGTCGTCGCGCTTTTCTTCACCGCCTGGTGGCCGCTGTTTATCGGGATATTCCCGCTCGCATCGAAATTCGGCCTGTTCGCGGTCCACGTCGCGGTGGTGCATTTCGTCGGACAGGCGCGGCTGCGCCGCCGCGCGGGTGGCGAGCTGCAACCGTTGGTCGCCGAATAG
- a CDS encoding HlyD family secretion protein has translation MNVQAAIEADAPVGAVRGRGVALPKKAWKIGLIAAAAASLGTWWILSPRTAESTDNAYLQADASEVAPRVGGLVTAVLVKDNQAVRTGDPLVRIDVRDYDSRLMAAEAAVADADAKVATARATLASLGAEQQLAAAQIRSVRTQIAAADAEYARASEDRRRYNALLIDGFVTKRDAEQVSATAVGASSAAERSRADLGASVEAAAVTRAKGPILSAQIKAAEAEAAKARAALALAKLDRGHTLVTAPIDGVVGNRRIQVGDYVQPGSRLLSVVPVKSIYVVANFKETQTRGMRPGQKADVYVDALGETLHGTVESLAPGSASEFTLLPFEPGSGNFTKIVQRVGVRIRLDPGQKALPELRPGLSVTAKVRLRS, from the coding sequence GTGAACGTGCAGGCCGCGATCGAGGCCGATGCGCCGGTCGGAGCAGTCCGGGGCCGAGGGGTCGCGCTGCCGAAAAAAGCCTGGAAGATCGGTTTGATTGCGGCCGCTGCCGCCTCGCTTGGCACATGGTGGATATTGTCGCCGCGCACGGCGGAATCGACCGATAACGCCTATTTGCAGGCCGATGCGAGCGAGGTCGCGCCGCGCGTCGGTGGACTCGTCACGGCGGTGCTGGTCAAGGACAATCAGGCGGTGAGAACCGGCGACCCGCTCGTTCGCATCGATGTGCGCGACTATGACTCGCGGCTGATGGCGGCGGAAGCCGCGGTCGCCGATGCCGACGCGAAAGTGGCGACGGCGCGCGCGACGCTGGCCTCGCTTGGCGCCGAGCAGCAGCTTGCGGCCGCGCAGATCCGGTCGGTACGGACGCAGATCGCTGCCGCAGATGCCGAATATGCGCGCGCGAGCGAGGACCGGCGGCGCTACAACGCACTGCTCATCGACGGGTTCGTGACAAAGCGCGATGCCGAACAAGTGTCGGCGACTGCAGTGGGCGCGTCGTCGGCAGCGGAGCGCTCGCGCGCCGATCTCGGCGCGAGTGTAGAGGCCGCGGCGGTGACGCGCGCCAAGGGCCCGATCCTGTCGGCACAGATCAAGGCGGCAGAAGCCGAGGCGGCGAAAGCGCGCGCTGCGCTCGCCTTGGCGAAGCTCGATCGCGGGCATACACTCGTCACCGCGCCGATCGACGGCGTCGTTGGCAACCGGCGTATTCAGGTCGGTGATTATGTCCAGCCGGGGTCGCGGCTGCTTTCGGTCGTGCCGGTAAAGTCGATCTATGTCGTCGCCAATTTCAAGGAAACGCAGACGCGCGGGATGCGGCCGGGCCAGAAGGCTGACGTCTATGTCGATGCGCTCGGAGAGACGTTGCATGGCACAGTCGAGAGCCTGGCGCCGGGGTCGGCGAGCGAGTTCACCTTGCTGCCCTTTGAACCCGGGTCGGGCAATTTCACCAAGATCGTCCAGCGCGTCGGTGTGAGGATCCGGCTCGATCCTGGGCAGAAGGCACTCCCCGAACTGCGCCCCGGCCTGTCGGTCACAGCCAAGGTGCGGCTCCGCAGTTGA
- a CDS encoding PaaI family thioesterase, with product MTLAKVKGLIASGGRPPIGHTLGFQLVDAGDGWAAFEGVPGPEHYNPQGTVHGGYAATLLDSACGISVVTKLEDGQSMTTLELKTSYLKAMTEKTGKVRAEGRVISIGRRVAYTEAKITDEAGRILATATSTLLVLNP from the coding sequence ATGACGCTTGCGAAAGTGAAGGGGCTGATCGCGTCGGGCGGGCGCCCGCCGATCGGGCATACGCTGGGGTTCCAACTCGTCGACGCCGGCGATGGCTGGGCGGCGTTCGAAGGCGTGCCGGGCCCCGAACATTATAATCCGCAGGGGACCGTGCATGGCGGTTATGCCGCGACCCTGCTCGATTCCGCATGCGGGATATCGGTCGTCACCAAGCTGGAGGACGGGCAATCGATGACGACGCTCGAGCTCAAGACGTCTTACCTCAAAGCGATGACCGAAAAGACAGGAAAGGTCCGCGCTGAGGGGCGGGTGATCTCGATCGGTCGCCGCGTCGCCTATACCGAAGCGAAGATCACCGACGAGGCGGGGCGCATCCTTGCGACCGCAACGTCCACCTTGCTGGTACTCAACCCGTGA
- a CDS encoding TetR/AcrR family transcriptional regulator: MRYSSDHKAETRQRVLKEAAKEIRAKGPDNVAVAGIMARAGLTHGGFYAHFPSKDALVKEAIGTMFADARARTEKIDAKGDPRAVLRAYVDFYLSPAHRDSRDRGCPLPTLSGDFARSQPATRDRFGAGVEGIAARLAAPLAALGHPDPQAESHALLAQLVGGVALARAVGDSVLSDALLADTHASIVSRYGLEIA; the protein is encoded by the coding sequence GTGCGCTATTCATCCGATCACAAGGCCGAGACACGGCAGCGCGTGCTGAAGGAAGCGGCGAAGGAAATTCGCGCGAAGGGCCCTGACAATGTCGCGGTTGCGGGCATCATGGCGCGCGCCGGGCTGACACACGGCGGTTTCTATGCCCACTTTCCGTCGAAGGACGCGCTGGTGAAGGAAGCGATCGGGACGATGTTCGCCGACGCGCGGGCGCGGACCGAAAAGATCGATGCGAAGGGCGATCCGCGTGCTGTGCTGCGTGCCTATGTCGATTTCTATCTGTCGCCCGCCCACCGTGACAGCCGTGACCGCGGATGCCCGCTGCCGACGCTGTCGGGCGATTTTGCGCGGTCGCAGCCGGCGACGCGCGACCGCTTCGGCGCGGGGGTCGAAGGAATTGCGGCGCGGCTCGCGGCGCCGCTGGCGGCGCTGGGTCATCCCGACCCGCAGGCGGAATCGCATGCGCTGCTCGCGCAGCTTGTCGGCGGGGTCGCTCTGGCGCGCGCCGTCGGCGATTCGGTGCTGTCCGACGCGCTGCTCGCCGATACGCACGCCAGCATCGTGTCACGTTATGGACTGGAGATCGCATAA
- a CDS encoding DHA2 family efflux MFS transporter permease subunit — translation MASIPLSPDANAASADPPFNPAAMPDARKYLIFAVMAFGQFMALIDIQIVAASLNEVQAGLSAGPDEISWVQTAYLMAELVMIPFSAFLAQALSTRWLFAASAGLFTIASVLCGLAWSIESMILFRAVQGFVGGAMIPTVFATGYMLFEGKQRAMIPAILGMVSVLAPTLGPTVGGWITDAMGWRWVFFINVLPGAMVTLAILALVRIDKPNLPMLRRIDWVHLASMAVFLAGLEFVLEEGPKHDWFSEPEIAIGAWVSFVAFGLFLERSFRSDGPIVKLTPFRKPTFVFACVFNLVIGFGLYASTYLVPIFLGRVQGYSAAEIGTTVFVSGLAQLMGVPIAAALSQKVDQRIVITFGLTLFAIGLWMFSFMTPEWGFAALFWPQVVRSFAIMLCIVPSVGLALGNFEGPELRYASGLFNLMRNLGGAIGIALVNTWLGDNLRIHMLRLSEALGRSADAANEAAAGLAQHIGRYVSDPTLAQQMAEGTLGRIVGREALTLAFDDVFRLMAYLFLAALVMVPFCKPPPIGGPAPKDAH, via the coding sequence ATGGCCTCCATCCCGCTTTCCCCCGACGCGAACGCCGCTTCGGCCGACCCACCGTTCAACCCGGCGGCGATGCCCGACGCGCGGAAATATCTGATCTTTGCGGTGATGGCGTTCGGCCAGTTCATGGCGCTGATCGACATCCAGATCGTCGCCGCGTCGCTCAACGAGGTGCAGGCGGGGCTCAGCGCCGGACCCGACGAGATCAGCTGGGTGCAGACCGCCTATCTGATGGCCGAGCTGGTGATGATCCCCTTCTCTGCGTTTCTCGCGCAGGCGCTCTCGACGCGCTGGCTGTTCGCGGCGTCGGCGGGTCTCTTCACGATCGCGAGCGTGCTGTGCGGGCTCGCGTGGAGCATCGAATCGATGATCCTTTTCCGCGCGGTGCAGGGTTTCGTCGGCGGCGCGATGATCCCGACGGTCTTCGCGACCGGCTATATGCTGTTCGAGGGCAAGCAGCGCGCGATGATCCCCGCGATCCTCGGCATGGTGTCGGTGCTCGCGCCGACGCTCGGGCCGACGGTCGGCGGCTGGATCACCGACGCGATGGGATGGCGCTGGGTCTTTTTTATCAACGTCCTTCCCGGCGCGATGGTGACGCTCGCGATCCTTGCGCTCGTCCGCATCGACAAGCCGAACCTGCCGATGCTGCGCCGCATCGACTGGGTGCATCTCGCCTCGATGGCGGTCTTTCTCGCCGGACTGGAGTTCGTGCTCGAGGAAGGCCCCAAGCACGACTGGTTCAGCGAGCCCGAGATCGCGATCGGCGCCTGGGTTTCGTTCGTGGCATTCGGCCTCTTCCTCGAACGCTCGTTCCGCTCGGACGGGCCGATCGTGAAGCTGACACCCTTCCGCAAGCCGACCTTCGTCTTCGCCTGCGTTTTCAATCTCGTGATCGGTTTCGGCCTTTATGCCAGCACCTATCTGGTCCCGATCTTCCTCGGTCGGGTGCAAGGTTACAGCGCCGCGGAAATCGGCACGACGGTCTTCGTCTCGGGACTAGCGCAGCTCATGGGCGTGCCCATTGCCGCCGCGCTGTCGCAGAAAGTCGACCAGCGCATCGTCATCACCTTTGGCCTGACCTTGTTCGCGATCGGCCTCTGGATGTTCAGCTTCATGACTCCCGAATGGGGCTTCGCCGCGCTTTTCTGGCCGCAGGTGGTACGCAGCTTCGCGATCATGCTGTGCATCGTGCCATCGGTCGGGCTCGCGCTCGGCAATTTCGAAGGGCCCGAGCTGCGCTACGCATCGGGGCTGTTCAACCTGATGCGCAACCTCGGCGGCGCGATCGGGATTGCGCTCGTCAACACCTGGCTCGGCGACAACCTCCGCATCCACATGCTCCGCCTCTCAGAAGCGCTCGGTCGCTCGGCCGACGCGGCGAACGAAGCGGCGGCAGGGCTGGCACAGCATATCGGGCGCTATGTATCCGACCCCACGCTCGCGCAGCAGATGGCCGAAGGCACGCTCGGCCGCATCGTCGGGCGCGAGGCGCTGACGCTCGCCTTCGACGACGTCTTCCGGCTGATGGCTTATCTGTTCCTCGCCGCTCTCGTCATGGTGCCGTTTTGCAAGCCGCCGCCGATCGGCGGCCCGGCACCCAAGGACGCACATTAA
- a CDS encoding cytochrome P450 — MNAPTNIQPMDSQWSEKRFGPDTRHWLPRNSGSTLDHIPGEDGLPVLGTTLDQLSDYPGFANRMVAKYGRVYRSNSFGGRSVALHGPEANELVMFDREKIFSSEQGWGPVLNLLFPRGLMLMDFEKHRADRKILSVAFKPEPMRHYADSLNEGIRDRINEWSGTTFKFYPAIKELTLDLAATSFLGIPWGPEADKVNKAFVDMVQASIGIVRVPLPFTAMGRGAKGRAFLVDYFGKMVPERREGTGEDMFSQICRTRDDNGEYMPVEAIVDHMNFLMMAAHDTITSSITTLVWELARNPEWQDKLREEMLSVAPAGEGVGHNSLGQLEMTEWAFKEALRLVPPVPSFPRRALRDFEYGGYRIPAGTSVGVSPAYTHMMEEHWPEPQKFDPMRFSPEVARERHKYAWVPFGGGAHMCLGLHFAYMQAKIFFHHVITTHRIVVADGYAPEWQVLPIPRPKDGLTVSFVPL, encoded by the coding sequence ATGAACGCGCCGACGAATATCCAGCCGATGGACAGCCAGTGGTCCGAGAAACGTTTCGGTCCCGACACGCGGCACTGGCTGCCGCGGAACTCGGGCTCGACGCTCGATCATATCCCCGGCGAAGACGGTCTGCCCGTGCTCGGCACCACGCTCGACCAGCTGAGTGACTATCCCGGCTTCGCGAACCGGATGGTCGCGAAATATGGCCGCGTCTATCGGAGCAACAGCTTCGGCGGGCGCAGCGTCGCGCTTCACGGGCCCGAGGCGAACGAACTCGTCATGTTCGACCGCGAAAAAATCTTCTCGTCCGAACAGGGCTGGGGTCCGGTGCTCAACCTGCTCTTCCCGCGCGGGCTGATGCTGATGGATTTCGAAAAGCACCGGGCCGACCGCAAGATATTGTCGGTCGCGTTCAAACCCGAACCGATGCGGCACTATGCCGATTCGCTGAACGAAGGCATCCGCGACCGCATCAATGAATGGAGCGGAACGACCTTCAAATTCTATCCAGCGATCAAGGAGCTGACGCTTGATCTTGCCGCGACCAGCTTTCTCGGCATCCCCTGGGGGCCAGAGGCGGACAAGGTCAACAAGGCCTTTGTGGACATGGTGCAGGCCTCGATCGGCATCGTCCGCGTGCCCTTGCCGTTCACCGCAATGGGTCGGGGGGCGAAGGGGCGTGCATTTCTCGTCGATTATTTCGGCAAGATGGTCCCCGAACGGCGCGAAGGCACGGGCGAGGACATGTTCAGCCAGATTTGCCGCACGCGCGACGACAACGGCGAATATATGCCGGTCGAGGCGATCGTCGACCATATGAATTTCCTGATGATGGCGGCGCACGACACGATCACCAGCTCGATCACGACGCTGGTCTGGGAGCTCGCGCGGAACCCCGAATGGCAGGACAAATTGCGCGAGGAAATGCTGAGCGTCGCGCCGGCGGGCGAGGGGGTCGGGCACAACAGCCTCGGCCAGCTTGAAATGACCGAATGGGCATTCAAGGAAGCACTTCGCCTCGTGCCCCCGGTACCAAGCTTCCCGCGCCGCGCACTCAGGGATTTCGAATATGGCGGCTACCGCATCCCCGCGGGCACCTCGGTCGGGGTCAGCCCTGCCTATACGCATATGATGGAGGAGCATTGGCCCGAGCCGCAAAAGTTCGACCCAATGCGCTTCTCGCCCGAGGTCGCGCGCGAGCGACATAAATATGCTTGGGTGCCCTTCGGCGGCGGCGCGCACATGTGCCTCGGACTGCACTTCGCTTATATGCAGGCGAAAATCTTCTTCCATCACGTCATCACCACGCACCGCATCGTCGTCGCCGACGGCTATGCGCCCGAATGGCAGGTGCTTCCGATCCCGCGGCCCAAGGACGGGCTGACGGTAAGCTTCGTTCCGCTGTAA
- a CDS encoding dicarboxylate/amino acid:cation symporter gives MAEAAAIDRAQRDEVRARRLRWRMLVGFLAGLIIGLGVHYGAPDAAWVETTTTYVTGPLGQIFLRLLFMLVIPLLVSALIVGVAEMGEMRALKSVGVRTLVYTVVVSAISVIVSLAVVNLLQPGAGVDPALARSLMAEGAAGAQAIADRAGEAKTGMDAVVAIVPDNLFAAMGENDVLAVMFFALFFGIGLMLVRTPRTETLKTTIEGVFEVVMKLIGLVIQLAPIAVFCFMFNLAAQFGWDLIIRLSAFVGVVLLALALQMFVVFPVLLKTLAGKSPVAFFRETQEASVMAFATASSNATLPTALRVAHDRLRLPDKVARFVLTIGATANQNGTAMFEGVTVIFLAQFFGIALTLDQQVVVMLVCILGGIGTAGVPAGSLPVIALILASVGVPPEGVGLILGVDRFLDMCRTTLNVIGDLVAATVVSAGVEKGGEAASPLDRSTSG, from the coding sequence ATGGCCGAAGCAGCGGCGATCGACAGGGCTCAGCGTGATGAAGTGCGTGCGCGGCGGCTGCGCTGGCGGATGCTTGTCGGCTTTCTTGCGGGCCTCATCATCGGGCTTGGCGTCCATTATGGCGCGCCGGACGCGGCGTGGGTCGAGACGACCACGACCTATGTGACGGGGCCGCTGGGGCAGATATTCCTGCGTCTGCTCTTCATGCTCGTGATCCCGCTTCTCGTCTCGGCGCTGATCGTGGGCGTCGCCGAAATGGGCGAGATGCGGGCGCTGAAGTCGGTCGGCGTGCGAACGCTCGTCTATACGGTTGTCGTCTCGGCAATCTCGGTGATCGTCAGTCTTGCCGTCGTCAATCTGCTCCAGCCCGGGGCCGGGGTCGATCCCGCGCTCGCGCGCTCGCTGATGGCCGAGGGGGCAGCCGGCGCGCAAGCGATCGCAGACCGCGCGGGCGAGGCGAAGACCGGGATGGACGCGGTCGTCGCGATCGTCCCCGACAATCTTTTCGCAGCGATGGGCGAGAATGACGTGCTTGCGGTCATGTTCTTCGCGCTCTTCTTCGGCATCGGGCTGATGCTCGTGCGCACTCCGCGAACCGAAACGCTCAAGACCACTATCGAGGGTGTTTTCGAGGTGGTGATGAAACTGATCGGCCTCGTGATCCAGCTCGCGCCGATCGCGGTATTCTGTTTCATGTTCAACCTCGCGGCGCAGTTCGGCTGGGACTTGATAATCCGCCTGTCGGCCTTTGTCGGGGTCGTGCTGCTTGCGCTCGCCCTCCAGATGTTTGTCGTCTTTCCGGTCTTGCTGAAGACGCTTGCCGGCAAATCGCCCGTCGCCTTTTTTCGCGAGACGCAGGAGGCGTCCGTCATGGCCTTCGCGACGGCCTCGTCAAATGCCACCTTGCCGACGGCGCTCCGCGTTGCGCATGATCGGTTGCGCCTGCCCGACAAAGTCGCGCGCTTCGTGCTCACCATCGGTGCGACCGCGAACCAGAACGGCACCGCGATGTTCGAGGGCGTGACGGTGATCTTTCTCGCGCAATTTTTCGGCATCGCGCTCACGCTCGATCAGCAGGTCGTCGTGATGCTCGTGTGCATCCTCGGGGGGATCGGGACGGCCGGGGTGCCAGCAGGATCCTTGCCGGTCATCGCGCTGATCCTCGCGTCGGTCGGTGTCCCGCCCGAGGGCGTCGGGTTGATCCTGGGTGTCGACCGTTTCCTCGACATGTGTCGCACGACGCTGAATGTCATCGGCGACCTCGTCGCCGCGACCGTGGTGTCGGCTGGCGTCGAAAAGGGAGGCGAGGCCGCCTCGCCCCTCGATCGGTCGACGTCCGGTTAG
- a CDS encoding dicarboxylate/amino acid:cation symporter, producing the protein MGHRLTLYILIGMILGVITGYLVRVYVPADSEAFTYWLRSFSTLSTIFLNLIKLIVAPLILATLVAGIGHMGDSAALGRIGTRAIAWFILASLISISLGLIMVNFFQPGAGLNLTVGAHSIAEVGEVKKLDLFEFVEHVFPKNIFQAMADNNVLQILVFALFAGVGLTAIGEKGKPLLRGAEALAELMLQVTGYVMRLAPIAVFGALAGVVAKYGLGILGTYAELVTEFYLSLVVLWVLLLGAGAIFLRRRIFSLIRYIRQPLLIAFSTASSEAAMPKLFEQLDRFGVPRRISGFVLPLGYSFNLDGSMMYASFATIFIAQAYGIELSITQQILILLTLMVSSKGIAAVPRASLVVITATLAMFDLPVEGVALIFAIDQFLDMGRTATNVVGNAVATSVITKWEGMLEEPEPADLERPHAPSNTPHHGTRGLDIRDDGDAGENKPAADNA; encoded by the coding sequence ATGGGCCATCGCCTGACTTTATATATTCTGATTGGGATGATCCTCGGCGTCATCACCGGCTATCTGGTGCGGGTCTATGTCCCCGCCGACAGCGAAGCCTTTACCTATTGGCTGCGCAGCTTCAGCACGCTCTCGACGATCTTCCTCAACTTGATCAAGCTGATCGTCGCACCGCTGATTCTCGCGACGCTTGTCGCGGGCATCGGGCATATGGGCGACAGCGCGGCGCTCGGCCGCATCGGGACCCGCGCGATTGCCTGGTTCATTCTCGCCAGCCTGATTTCGATCAGCCTCGGCCTGATTATGGTCAATTTTTTCCAGCCCGGCGCCGGTCTCAACCTTACCGTCGGTGCGCACTCGATCGCCGAGGTGGGCGAGGTCAAGAAGCTCGACCTGTTCGAATTCGTCGAGCATGTTTTTCCGAAGAATATCTTTCAGGCGATGGCGGACAACAATGTCCTTCAAATTCTCGTCTTCGCTCTGTTCGCGGGTGTCGGCCTGACGGCGATCGGCGAAAAGGGCAAGCCACTGCTCCGCGGTGCCGAGGCACTTGCCGAACTGATGCTCCAGGTCACCGGCTATGTCATGCGCCTCGCCCCCATTGCGGTGTTCGGTGCGCTCGCGGGCGTCGTGGCGAAATATGGTCTCGGGATCCTTGGCACCTATGCCGAGCTCGTCACCGAATTCTACCTGTCGCTTGTTGTGCTCTGGGTGCTTCTGCTCGGCGCGGGCGCCATTTTCCTGCGCCGCCGTATCTTCTCGTTGATCCGCTATATCCGCCAACCGCTGCTAATCGCTTTCTCGACGGCTTCGTCCGAAGCGGCGATGCCCAAGCTGTTCGAACAGCTCGACCGCTTCGGCGTGCCGCGCCGCATCTCGGGCTTCGTGCTCCCGCTGGGCTACAGCTTCAACCTGGACGGTTCGATGATGTACGCCAGCTTCGCGACGATCTTCATCGCGCAAGCTTATGGTATCGAGCTGTCGATCACGCAGCAGATCCTGATCCTGCTCACCCTGATGGTGTCGTCGAAGGGCATCGCCGCGGTGCCGCGCGCCAGCCTGGTCGTGATCACCGCGACGCTCGCGATGTTCGACCTGCCGGTCGAAGGCGTCGCGCTGATCTTCGCGATCGACCAGTTCCTCGACATGGGCCGCACCGCGACCAATGTCGTCGGCAATGCCGTGGCAACCAGCGTCATCACCAAATGGGAAGGCATGCTGGAAGAACCCGAGCCGGCCGACCTTGAGCGGCCGCATGCGCCATCCAATACGCCGCACCATGGAACTCGCGGGCTCGATATTCGTGATGATGGTGATGCAGGGGAGAATAAGCCAGCGGCCGACAACGCGTAA